The DNA segment TCCGGGAGCCGATCTCGCCGGTAGCCGATGGGTTGCAGCGGCCAGCGCAGGTTGTTGTCCTTGAGCCACAGCCAGGTGGCGCGCACCGATCCGGACACGGCGAACTGGTCGAACACCGCGGCGATGACGCCGGTGACGGCCTCGTCGGGGTGCAAGCGGATCTCCCCGTCGGCCTCGCCCCAGACCAGCCCGACCGGCAGGCCGGTGCGCAGCTCACCGCGGGCGGCCTTGTTGCGGATCCCGCCGTCCAGGCGGGCCCGCAGCACGTGCAGCTCGGCCTCGCTGAGCATGCCCTTCATGCCCAGCAGCAGCCTGTCGTTGAACAGCCCCGGGTGATACACGCCGTCGGTGTCGGCGACCAGCGTGTCGCACGCCCCAGCCAGATCCAACAACCGGTACCAGGCGGCGTTATCGCGGGCCAACCGGGAAACCTCCAATGCCAAGATGATCCCCACCTGGCCCAGCGCCACGTCCGCGACCAGCGACTCGAAGCCGTCGCGCTGCCCGAGCACCGACCCCGAGACGCCGAGGTCGGCGTCGATGACCCGGACCTGTTCCCGGATCCAGCCCAGCGTGACGGCGCGCTCCACCAGGTTGTACTGGCGGGCGGTGGACTCGGCGTTGCGCTCCAGTTGGGTAAGGGTCGACTGGCGGACGTAGATGGCCGCCTGCCGGGATCGATGGGACGCGGTGATCTTGGAGTGGTCACTCATCGGCGTCCTCCGCGACGGCGGCTTTGGCGATCAGCTGAGCCAACAGCCGGATCGCCTCGGCGACTTCGGCGTCGGGAAGCTGGGCCAACAGCATCACCGGTGGCGACGGATACTCCTCCGGGAGCAGAC comes from the Actinomycetota bacterium genome and includes:
- a CDS encoding recombinase family protein; translation: MSDHSKITASHRSRQAAIYVRQSTLTQLERNAESTARQYNLVERAVTLGWIREQVRVIDADLGVSGSVLGQRDGFESLVADVALGQVGIILALEVSRLARDNAAWYRLLDLAGACDTLVADTDGVYHPGLFNDRLLLGMKGMLSEAELHVLRARLDGGIRNKAARGELRTGLPVGLVWGEADGEIRLHPDEAVTGVIAAVFDQFAVSGSVRATWLWLKDNNLRWPLQPIGYRRDRLPEITWVEPTYHAVHTTLTHPAYAGAYVFGRTRMQRCVGDDGHVRARRRNLPQDEWEVLITEHHRGFIDWDTYQGNQARIGTNIRPERHQPGTGAVREGAALLQGLASCGDCGRKLAVFYRGPTKSTPGYYCTGTGELVDGKGVRHVNVGGQAIDIAVADAFLAAVSPAALQACLAAAEQLEAGHDAALDQHRRQVEQARYVALKAERRYRAVDPDNRLVARGLEAE